The genomic window GTGGCCGACTTCGGGATCGCACTGGCGCTCTCGGCCGCCGCCGGCGGCCGGATGACCGAGACCGGCATGAGTCTCGGCACGCCGCACTACATGAGTCCCGAGCAGGCCACCGCCGAGAAGGAGATCACCGCCCGAAGCGATGTCTACTCCCTGGGCAGCGTCTGCTACGAGATGCTCGCCGGCCAGCCTCCGCACCTTGGCGGGTCGGCGCAGCAGATCATCATGAAGATCGTGACCGACACGGCGCGGCCTGTCACGGAGCTCCGGAGGTCGGTGCCGCACAACGTGGCCGCCGCGGTGGCGAAGTCGCTGGAAAAGCTGCCGGCCGACCGGTTCGCGTCCGCGAGGGAGTTCGGGGAGGCGCTGAAGAACCCAAACTTCACGATGGTGGGCGGTACCGTCGGCCTGGCTGCGGCGACCCCGGCAGCATCGGGGCGCTGGCGCATGATCGCGATGGCGGCCTCGGTGGTGGCGGTCGTCGCCACGGCGGTGGCCGTCTGGGCCGCACGCCGACCCGAGCCCACCGGACCCGTGGGGCACTACCCCGTGGTGCTCGACAGCGCGTCACCGCTGGCGTACTTCGGTGCCGATGAGCCGAGCCGACTCGCGTTGACGCCGGACGGCCGGGAACTGGTGTATGTGGGCCAGGTTGCTGGACAAGATCGACAGCTCTTTGTTCGGCCCCTCGGCAGTCTGGCGTCGCGTCCCATCCCGGGGACGCAGGGGGTCGCGACACGCCCCGCGGTGTCCTGGGACGGTTCACAGGTCGCCTTCATGATGCTCAACCCGGCCACCATCCGGATCACGTCGCTGCGGGGCGGGCCGCCGCTGACACTGGTGGACTCCGGCTTCCGGAGCAACCCGGCCTGGGGACCCGGCGGGTATGTGTACTTCATCGGCACTGGCGACACGATCCGGCGCGTGCCGGCTGGCGGGGGACCGATCGATGATGTCGTGGCCCTCCCCGCCCCCAGCAAAGGGGGGCGGCACGGATGGCTGGATATCTTCCCCGGCGGGCGCGGCGCCCTGGTGGGGGAGGATGCGGGTGAAGATGGGCAGTACAAGCTGCATGTCGTGGATCTGCAGACTGGGCGCATCACGAACACATTGCAGGGCGTGCTGGGCTCCTACGTCGCCGAGGCCAAGGCCCTCGTTTACGTGGCGCCCGAGGGAACGCTGCTGGCCGTGCCCTTCAATCTGGGCAAGCTCGCCGTGCTCGGCCGCCCCGTGCCACTCTTCGGCAATCTTTCTGTTCGTGGGAATGACGCCGACCTGTCCATCGCCGGCGGCACGCTCGCCTACACGCTCCCCGGCATCAACTCCAACGAAACGATGATGTGGGTGGACCGCTCCGGCGCCATGACGCCGGTGGATACCGCCTGGCACGACCCCGAACTGGAGGCGTACGCCCTCTCGCCCGACGGCAGCCGGCTCGCCATTGGCATCGCGACGTCAGACGCGGGGGCCGGCCGCATCGACATCTGGGTCAAGCAGATGGACGCAGGCCCGCTCTCGCGGCTCACCTTCGGCGGAGATGGTAACTGGGCGCCTGCCTGGAGTGCCGATGGGAGGTATGTCAGCTACAACT from Gemmatimonadales bacterium includes these protein-coding regions:
- a CDS encoding protein kinase produces the protein MTDPMSRLAAALSDRYRIERELGQGGMATVYLAEDLKHKRHVALKVLKPELAAVLGADRFVQEITTTAALQHPHILPLFDSGTADGFLYYVMPFIDGETLRSKLDRETQLGIDEAVGITTAVADALDYAHRNGVIHRDIKPENILLHDGRPMVADFGIALALSAAAGGRMTETGMSLGTPHYMSPEQATAEKEITARSDVYSLGSVCYEMLAGQPPHLGGSAQQIIMKIVTDTARPVTELRRSVPHNVAAAVAKSLEKLPADRFASAREFGEALKNPNFTMVGGTVGLAAATPAASGRWRMIAMAASVVAVVATAVAVWAARRPEPTGPVGHYPVVLDSASPLAYFGADEPSRLALTPDGRELVYVGQVAGQDRQLFVRPLGSLASRPIPGTQGVATRPAVSWDGSQVAFMMLNPATIRITSLRGGPPLTLVDSGFRSNPAWGPGGYVYFIGTGDTIRRVPAGGGPIDDVVALPAPSKGGRHGWLDIFPGGRGALVGEDAGEDGQYKLHVVDLQTGRITNTLQGVLGSYVAEAKALVYVAPEGTLLAVPFNLGKLAVLGRPVPLFGNLSVRGNDADLSIAGGTLAYTLPGINSNETMMWVDRSGAMTPVDTAWHDPELEAYALSPDGSRLAIGIATSDAGAGRIDIWVKQMDAGPLSRLTFGGDGNWAPAWSADGRYVSYNSRRDGRTSLWRRRADGVGSEELVADPGRNVLDARWSADGAWLVAAVAGPPSRDIMVMKIGSDSAMRPLLAESYQELEPSLSPDGRWLAYASRETGEREIFVRPFPDVDQGKWQISQGGGTDPLWSGDGRELFYRSDDGDAIRVVDMARGPALAAHRVMLHAPVGTAFELNFNDRMFELSRDGRRFLINTQGTGDKSGDLVIVENFITELRAALAAEKAE